The Corallococcus caeni genome includes a region encoding these proteins:
- a CDS encoding chemotaxis protein CheA, translated as MTTGPGDISSDTAAEWQKVLAVFADEAEGLVASMEENLIALEVSPADGLLQDILRGAHTLKGAAASLGFQAVTDYTHGVEDLLQALLDGRLAPDETRVSLLLGAVDHLRDLSRASLAGVDSLGAVHQAHLVRLREGIVAGVPTEAPPLLAGLPRMPESRSTARSRARMDMERLDRIVTLTAELSVARGRMAQFLSCAEESGARWEDALNQQREMDPLFEALQEEVMKVRMVPVGPLFRQHLRTVRDLARSQQKLAQLDLEGEDATLDTAVLDALRDPLLHLLRNALDHGIETPDERRAAGKDPRGRLRLKAYHDAGSVVVELSDDGRGIQRERVRECARRKGLVAAPERLRDDELLRLIFEPGFSTTTEVTELSGRGVGMDVVRRDIEALRGSVSIQSQEGQGTTLTLRLPLTLAVIQGFAMGVGDQVYVVPIESVQECMEVPAGERTSEESGVLALRGQPLPYLRLRQVFSLGSATPARENVVVLRHPDGVIGLAVDELQGDGQRVIRPLGRLFQGIPGISGSTILGDGRVGLLLDTPALVRRAILHASDSPVSPPAPLETPSPANAPSAP; from the coding sequence GTGACGACAGGCCCGGGAGACATCTCGTCGGACACCGCCGCGGAGTGGCAGAAGGTGCTGGCTGTCTTCGCGGATGAGGCGGAGGGGTTGGTCGCCTCCATGGAAGAGAACCTCATCGCGCTCGAGGTCTCTCCGGCGGACGGGTTGCTCCAGGACATCCTGCGCGGGGCCCACACGCTGAAGGGCGCGGCGGCGTCGCTCGGCTTCCAGGCCGTGACGGACTACACGCACGGCGTGGAGGACCTCCTCCAGGCCCTGCTCGACGGGCGCCTCGCGCCGGATGAGACGCGGGTGTCGCTGCTGCTGGGCGCGGTGGACCACCTGCGCGACCTGTCGCGGGCCTCGCTCGCGGGCGTGGACTCGCTGGGGGCGGTGCACCAGGCGCACCTCGTCCGGCTGCGCGAGGGCATCGTCGCGGGCGTCCCCACGGAGGCGCCGCCCCTCCTCGCCGGCCTGCCGCGCATGCCGGAGTCCCGGAGCACGGCGCGAAGCCGCGCGCGCATGGACATGGAGCGCCTGGACCGCATCGTCACGCTCACCGCGGAGCTGTCCGTGGCGCGGGGCCGGATGGCGCAGTTCCTGTCGTGCGCGGAGGAGTCCGGCGCCCGCTGGGAGGACGCGCTCAACCAGCAGCGGGAGATGGATCCGCTCTTCGAGGCGCTCCAGGAAGAGGTGATGAAGGTGCGGATGGTCCCGGTGGGACCGCTGTTCCGTCAGCACCTGCGCACCGTGCGCGACCTGGCCCGCTCCCAGCAGAAGCTGGCCCAGCTGGATCTGGAGGGCGAGGACGCCACGCTGGACACCGCGGTGCTGGACGCGCTGCGCGACCCGCTGCTCCACCTGCTGCGCAACGCGCTGGACCACGGCATCGAGACGCCGGACGAGCGGCGCGCGGCGGGCAAGGACCCCCGGGGCCGCCTGCGGCTCAAGGCCTACCATGACGCCGGCAGCGTCGTGGTGGAGCTGTCCGACGACGGCCGGGGCATCCAGCGGGAACGGGTGCGCGAGTGCGCACGGCGCAAGGGCCTGGTGGCGGCGCCCGAGCGGCTGCGCGACGACGAGCTCCTGCGCCTCATCTTCGAGCCCGGCTTCTCCACGACCACCGAGGTGACGGAGCTGTCCGGCCGCGGCGTGGGCATGGACGTGGTGCGCCGGGACATCGAGGCCCTGCGCGGCTCCGTGTCCATCCAGAGCCAGGAGGGGCAGGGCACCACGCTGACCTTGCGGCTGCCGCTCACGCTCGCCGTCATCCAGGGCTTCGCCATGGGCGTGGGGGACCAGGTGTACGTCGTCCCCATCGAGAGCGTGCAGGAGTGCATGGAGGTCCCCGCCGGCGAGCGCACGTCGGAGGAGTCCGGGGTGCTGGCGCTGCGCGGCCAGCCCTTGCCGTACCTGCGGCTGCGCCAGGTCTTCTCCCTGGGCAGCGCCACGCCGGCCCGGGAGAACGTGGTCGTCCTCAGGCACCCGGACGGCGTCATCGGGCTGGCGGTGGACGAGCTCCAGGGCGACGGCCAGCGGGTCATCCGGCCCCTGGGGCGCCTCTTCCAGGGCATCCCCGGCATCTCCGGCTCCACCATCCTGGGCGACGGCCGGGTGGGGCTCCTGCTGGACACGCCCGCGCTGGTGCGCAGGGCCATCCTCCACGCCTCTGACTCCCCGGTCAGTCCTCCCGCCCCCCTGGAAACCCCTTCCCCCGCGAACGCCCCCTCGGCGCCGTAG
- a CDS encoding hydroxysqualene dehydroxylase — MPSVIVVGGGVAGLTVAHELAERGFEVHVHDARTTWGGKARSQPVPGTGTQGRRDLPGEHGFRFYPRFYRHVIDQMQRTPAVPGAATPTVDQRLRATTESAIAMVDEDTWYRFSRRKLDKPYDVLEALELFFQKLDIDTADSSLHGLKILQFLSSSDARRFGQYEQLSWWDYCQGDLYSPKLQRLLRAVPRTMVAMDPKRGSARTIGTISMQLILDFAQSGVNNDRTMGGPTSQMWLDPWVAQLRSLGVQFHAGVPCTALDVADGRISRVRFANGESRAADHYVLAVPLEAAHALITPELAALDPALARLRASDVEQLVSWMVGIQFFLYEDVPLVRGHTFYPDSPWALTSISQPQFWRELGLFRRQFGDGQVGGLLSIDVSDWNTPGTFVPKRAKDCTPEELQTEVWGQLKAALNGRDAEEQVLTDELLHSVHLDADLDYGDGLPPRNTSGLLVHPPRSWEVRPEAASAIPNLCLAGDYVRTHTDLASMEGACEAGRRAVNAILDRTHSNARRADIWPLEEPAWLEPWKRLDAALYQRGRPHLFEVMGLRTALQASDVLRRFAAVTGLTDVDDWLDQFRVSDMVDTLLARLGIR; from the coding sequence ATGCCCAGCGTCATCGTGGTGGGAGGGGGCGTCGCGGGGCTGACGGTCGCGCACGAATTGGCGGAGCGCGGCTTCGAGGTCCACGTCCACGACGCGCGGACGACCTGGGGCGGCAAGGCCCGCTCGCAGCCGGTGCCCGGCACCGGGACGCAGGGGCGGCGCGACCTGCCAGGCGAGCACGGCTTCCGCTTCTACCCGCGCTTCTACCGCCACGTCATCGACCAGATGCAGCGCACGCCCGCGGTGCCCGGCGCGGCCACCCCCACCGTCGACCAGCGCCTCCGGGCCACCACGGAGAGCGCCATCGCAATGGTGGACGAGGACACGTGGTATCGCTTCTCACGCCGCAAACTCGACAAGCCCTACGACGTCCTGGAGGCGCTGGAGCTGTTCTTCCAGAAGCTGGACATCGACACGGCCGACAGCAGCCTGCACGGGCTCAAGATCCTGCAATTCCTCTCATCCAGTGACGCTCGCCGGTTTGGCCAGTATGAGCAGCTCTCCTGGTGGGACTACTGCCAGGGGGATTTGTACTCGCCGAAGCTCCAGCGACTGCTGCGGGCCGTCCCCCGCACGATGGTCGCCATGGATCCGAAGCGCGGCTCCGCGCGGACGATTGGCACCATCTCCATGCAGCTCATCCTCGACTTCGCGCAGAGCGGGGTGAACAACGACCGGACAATGGGCGGCCCCACCAGCCAGATGTGGCTGGACCCCTGGGTCGCCCAGCTGCGCTCCCTGGGCGTGCAATTCCACGCGGGCGTGCCCTGCACCGCGCTTGACGTCGCGGACGGGCGCATCTCCCGCGTCCGCTTCGCCAACGGCGAATCCCGCGCCGCGGACCACTACGTGCTCGCGGTGCCACTGGAGGCGGCGCATGCGCTCATCACGCCGGAGCTGGCCGCGTTGGACCCGGCCCTGGCGAGGCTGCGCGCGTCGGACGTGGAGCAGCTGGTGTCGTGGATGGTGGGGATCCAGTTCTTCCTCTACGAGGACGTGCCGCTGGTCCGGGGCCACACCTTCTATCCGGACTCGCCGTGGGCGCTGACGTCCATCTCGCAGCCGCAGTTCTGGCGGGAGCTGGGGCTGTTCCGGCGCCAGTTCGGGGATGGGCAGGTGGGCGGGCTGCTGTCCATTGATGTCTCGGATTGGAACACGCCCGGCACGTTCGTGCCGAAGCGCGCGAAGGACTGCACGCCAGAGGAGCTCCAGACGGAGGTCTGGGGACAGCTCAAGGCGGCGCTCAACGGCCGGGACGCGGAGGAGCAGGTGCTGACCGACGAGCTGTTGCACTCCGTCCACCTGGACGCGGACCTGGACTACGGCGACGGGCTGCCGCCGCGCAACACGTCCGGCCTGCTGGTCCACCCGCCGCGCTCCTGGGAGGTGCGCCCGGAGGCCGCGAGCGCCATTCCCAATCTCTGTCTCGCGGGGGACTACGTCCGCACGCACACGGACCTGGCCTCCATGGAGGGCGCGTGCGAGGCGGGCCGCCGCGCGGTCAATGCCATCCTCGACCGGACGCACTCCAACGCCCGCCGCGCGGACATCTGGCCCCTGGAGGAGCCGGCGTGGCTGGAGCCGTGGAAGCGCCTGGACGCGGCGCTGTACCAGCGCGGACGGCCGCACCTGTTCGAGGTGATGGGCCTGCGCACCGCGCTCCAGGCCTCGGACGTGCTGCGCCGGTTCGCGGCCGTCACGGGCCTCACCGACGTGGACGACTGGCTGGATCAATTCCGCGTCAGCGACATGGTGGACACGCTGCTGGCGCGGCTGGGCATCCGCTGA
- a CDS encoding cupin domain-containing protein, protein MARAIIKKANEADERRPFIAHGEATVLDLGALTIGRGYFEPGWQWSNDVKPIAGTESCEAVHTLSVLSGRMHIQMLDGQELDLEPGDVAFIPSGHDAWVVGDEPCRVVDFTGAEEYAQARAGKPEEPAQPSLQ, encoded by the coding sequence ATGGCACGCGCCATCATCAAGAAGGCCAACGAGGCGGACGAGCGCCGGCCATTCATCGCGCACGGAGAGGCCACCGTCCTGGACCTGGGAGCGCTCACCATTGGCCGGGGCTACTTCGAACCCGGCTGGCAATGGTCGAACGACGTGAAGCCCATCGCGGGCACGGAGAGCTGCGAGGCGGTCCACACCCTCAGCGTGCTGTCCGGGCGGATGCACATCCAGATGCTCGACGGGCAGGAGCTGGACCTGGAGCCGGGCGACGTCGCCTTCATCCCGTCAGGCCATGACGCCTGGGTCGTGGGGGATGAGCCCTGCCGCGTCGTCGACTTCACCGGCGCGGAGGAATACGCCCAGGCCCGGGCTGGCAAGCCGGAGGAGCCCGCGCAGCCGTCCCTTCAATAG
- a CDS encoding ribonuclease T2 family protein yields MRLPSRLALWACLVIAQGCRTHAEPPPAPPPTPPTATARPLHLAKPEAIEFEFGRPQATACNCFSADAASKEVQEGGACATPRFGTYLLALTWAPTFCRTHPDKEECEHLEGTFGATHLTIHGLWPQFTDAQAQAQHCTYPAFCGGLCECQGPNAPSRCFPDPATIPQALGTYGPGFITDNFFLANHEWPKHGSCTGMDTRTYFQSTIDALLSLPGDQGTPPALGDNVGKEVALEELRASFGQGDSVAFSCDPQCNLTEVGVCFSVDEQRRPAARMTCPQNVTLGDSNSCVGNASQPRCPTVKIQAAKPFNGGGGGGGPASTCGQPGQGPACTNDQLCQGQGWVRCASSGCCTTVPKR; encoded by the coding sequence ATGCGCCTTCCGTCGCGCCTTGCCCTGTGGGCATGCCTGGTCATCGCGCAGGGGTGTCGCACGCACGCCGAGCCGCCTCCCGCGCCACCGCCCACGCCGCCCACCGCCACCGCCCGGCCGCTGCACCTGGCGAAGCCGGAGGCCATCGAGTTCGAGTTCGGACGGCCCCAGGCCACCGCCTGCAATTGCTTCAGCGCGGACGCGGCCTCGAAGGAGGTGCAGGAGGGCGGCGCGTGCGCCACGCCCCGCTTCGGCACGTACCTGCTCGCGCTGACGTGGGCGCCCACCTTCTGCCGGACCCATCCGGACAAGGAGGAGTGCGAGCACCTGGAGGGCACCTTCGGCGCGACGCACCTCACGATCCACGGGCTGTGGCCCCAGTTCACCGACGCGCAGGCGCAGGCGCAGCACTGCACCTACCCGGCCTTCTGCGGCGGGCTCTGCGAATGCCAGGGCCCCAACGCGCCTTCCAGGTGCTTCCCCGACCCCGCCACGATTCCGCAAGCCCTGGGCACCTACGGCCCGGGCTTCATCACGGACAACTTCTTCCTCGCGAACCACGAGTGGCCCAAGCACGGCAGCTGCACGGGGATGGACACCCGGACCTATTTCCAGAGCACCATCGACGCGCTGCTGTCATTGCCGGGCGACCAGGGGACGCCGCCCGCGCTGGGAGACAACGTCGGCAAGGAGGTGGCGCTGGAGGAACTGCGCGCGTCGTTCGGCCAGGGTGACAGCGTCGCCTTCAGCTGCGACCCGCAATGCAACCTCACGGAGGTGGGCGTCTGCTTCTCGGTGGATGAGCAGCGGCGCCCCGCGGCGCGCATGACGTGTCCCCAGAACGTGACCCTCGGCGACAGCAACAGCTGCGTGGGCAATGCCTCCCAGCCCCGCTGCCCCACCGTGAAGATCCAGGCCGCGAAGCCCTTCAACGGCGGCGGTGGAGGAGGCGGACCGGCCTCCACCTGCGGGCAGCCGGGCCAGGGCCCCGCGTGTACGAATGATCAGCTCTGCCAGGGCCAGGGCTGGGTCCGCTGCGCGAGCTCCGGGTGCTGCACCACCGTGCCCAAGCGCTAA
- the dusA gene encoding tRNA dihydrouridine(20/20a) synthase DusA gives MTALAYPMPLCVAPMMDWTDRHCRYFFRLISRHTLLYTEMVTTGAVLHGKRDRLLGFTPAEHPVALQLGGSEPADLAASARIGEEWGYDEINLNVGCPSDRVQSGRFGACLMAEPDLVARGVAAMREAVRIPVTVKSRIAIDDMEEWPTLEDFVRRVSAAGCTRFIVHARKAWLQGLSPKENRDVPPLRYELVHRLKAEYPHLDITLNGGIKTLDAAAEHLGRVDGVMMGRAPYEAPYLLADADRRFFGSTQAPLTRHEVVDAMLPYIETQLSQGAPLGAITRHMLGLFQGLPGARAWRRHLSENAHKEGADPEVVRVAAAKVPRDADLQAVA, from the coding sequence ATGACTGCCCTGGCCTACCCCATGCCGCTGTGTGTCGCGCCGATGATGGACTGGACGGACCGGCACTGCCGGTACTTCTTCCGGCTCATCTCCCGCCACACGCTGCTCTACACGGAGATGGTGACCACGGGCGCGGTGCTCCACGGCAAGCGCGACCGCCTGCTGGGCTTCACGCCCGCCGAACACCCGGTGGCCCTCCAGCTTGGCGGCTCGGAGCCGGCGGACCTGGCCGCCTCCGCGCGCATCGGCGAGGAGTGGGGCTACGACGAGATCAACCTCAACGTGGGCTGCCCCAGTGACCGCGTGCAGTCCGGCCGCTTCGGCGCGTGCCTGATGGCGGAGCCGGACCTGGTGGCGCGCGGCGTCGCCGCCATGCGCGAAGCGGTGCGCATCCCCGTGACGGTGAAGTCGCGCATCGCCATCGACGACATGGAGGAGTGGCCCACGCTGGAGGACTTCGTGCGGCGCGTCTCCGCCGCGGGCTGCACGCGCTTCATCGTGCACGCGCGCAAGGCGTGGCTGCAGGGGCTGTCCCCCAAGGAGAACCGGGACGTGCCGCCCCTGCGCTATGAGCTGGTGCACCGGCTCAAGGCCGAGTACCCGCACCTGGACATCACCCTCAACGGCGGCATCAAGACGCTGGACGCGGCGGCGGAGCACCTGGGCCGCGTGGACGGCGTGATGATGGGCCGCGCGCCCTACGAAGCCCCGTACCTCCTGGCGGACGCGGACCGGCGCTTCTTCGGGAGCACGCAGGCGCCCCTCACGCGGCACGAGGTGGTGGACGCGATGCTGCCGTACATCGAGACGCAGCTGAGCCAGGGGGCGCCGCTGGGCGCCATCACCCGGCACATGCTGGGCCTCTTCCAGGGCCTGCCCGGCGCGCGCGCCTGGCGCCGGCACCTGAGCGAGAACGCCCACAAGGAGGGCGCGGATCCGGAGGTCGTGCGCGTGGCCGCCGCGAAGGTGCCGCGCGACGCCGACCTCCAGGCCGTGGCCTGA
- a CDS encoding squalene/phytoene synthase family protein: MSDAPTATALPFRDDELADFLERTSRTFALAIPLLEEPLRREVGLGYLLLRVADTLEDAAPWTRDERREALAAFASLLQETPGVDAEALSRQWLSRRPSENAGYLDLLASTPTLLASLDALRPEAGAILRHFVLKTVQGMGQVLAGASEDGRLQLGSLQSLRDYCYIVAGLVGELLTDLFVLDPRLAPYAPNLRSLAPLFGEGLQLVNILKDARQDRKEGRVWLPEGVHLQDVERLAGEDLVAAARYVRALHLAGAPRDVLAFTALPLLLAQATLELLVRDGAGAKVSRAVVSAQLDTLQAALSRGTLPEAVEALAGPVPGGP; the protein is encoded by the coding sequence TTGAGTGACGCCCCCACCGCGACGGCGCTGCCGTTCCGGGATGACGAACTGGCGGACTTCCTGGAGCGGACCAGCCGCACGTTCGCGCTCGCCATCCCGCTGCTCGAGGAGCCGCTGCGCCGCGAGGTGGGCCTGGGCTACCTGCTGCTGCGCGTCGCCGACACGCTGGAGGACGCCGCCCCCTGGACGCGCGACGAGCGGCGGGAGGCCCTGGCCGCCTTCGCGTCCCTGCTCCAGGAGACCCCGGGCGTGGACGCCGAGGCGCTGTCGCGCCAGTGGCTGTCGCGCCGCCCCAGCGAGAACGCGGGCTACCTGGACCTGCTCGCGAGCACCCCCACGCTGCTGGCGAGCCTGGACGCGCTGCGCCCGGAGGCCGGCGCCATCCTGCGCCACTTCGTGCTGAAGACGGTGCAGGGCATGGGGCAGGTGCTGGCCGGCGCCTCCGAGGACGGACGGTTGCAACTGGGGTCGCTCCAGTCCCTGCGTGACTATTGCTACATCGTGGCGGGACTGGTGGGCGAGCTGCTCACGGACCTGTTCGTCCTGGATCCGCGCCTCGCGCCGTACGCGCCCAACCTGCGCTCGCTGGCCCCGCTGTTCGGAGAGGGGCTCCAGCTGGTCAACATCCTCAAGGACGCGCGGCAGGACCGGAAGGAGGGCCGCGTGTGGCTGCCGGAGGGCGTCCACCTCCAGGACGTGGAGCGGCTGGCGGGCGAGGACCTGGTCGCGGCCGCGCGCTACGTGCGGGCCCTGCACCTGGCCGGGGCGCCTCGGGACGTGCTCGCCTTCACCGCGCTGCCGCTCCTGCTGGCGCAGGCCACGCTGGAGCTGCTGGTGCGCGACGGCGCGGGCGCCAAGGTGTCGCGCGCCGTGGTGTCCGCCCAGCTGGACACCCTCCAGGCCGCGCTCTCGCGGGGCACGCTGCCGGAGGCCGTGGAGGCGCTCGCCGGGCCCGTTCCGGGCGGCCCCTGA
- a CDS encoding dipeptidase, producing the protein MNRFPSTLLTALPLTAVLVAPVVADACTSMLVTKGATTDGSTFITYAADAHELYGELYYTPARRHAAGAMRDVVEWDSGKFLGRIKQPAATYSVVGNMNEHQLSISESTFTGRKELEGPSGLIDYGSLIYIALERAKTAREAIQVMTDLVAEYGYASTGETFSIADPKEAWILEMIGKGEGQKGAVWVARKLPDGYISAHANQSRIRQFPLNDSSTTLYAPDVITFARAKGWYTGADKDFSFADTYHPLDFGGQRFSEARVWSIFRRAAPSLKLGVEYADGADTTKRLPLWVKPDKKVSVQDAMALMRDHFEGTPLDMSKDVGAGPYAVPYRWRPMTWDVDGKSYVHERAISTQQTGFSFVAQMRASLPDAIGGVLWFGVDDTFTTVYTPMYAGIRQVPKNFAQGVASRGDFSWDSSFWVFNWVSNQAYGRWSDMIVDVQKAQGDLEGQFLADQSNVESIAQVLYKRTPEQARQYLTEYSMQQGDKVHARWRKLGEQMLVKYIDGNVRDATGKVGHPRYPDAWYRRIAADNGKMLESHEKPEPKPAAAPAQPVPPTPPAAPVQPAAPKPTVAPAP; encoded by the coding sequence ATGAACCGATTCCCTTCGACCCTCCTCACCGCGCTGCCGCTGACGGCGGTGCTCGTGGCCCCCGTCGTCGCGGACGCCTGCACCAGCATGCTGGTGACGAAGGGCGCCACGACGGACGGCTCCACGTTCATCACCTACGCGGCGGACGCGCACGAGCTGTACGGCGAGCTGTACTACACGCCCGCGCGCCGCCACGCGGCCGGCGCCATGCGCGACGTCGTGGAGTGGGACTCCGGCAAGTTCCTGGGCCGCATCAAGCAGCCGGCCGCCACGTACTCCGTGGTGGGCAACATGAACGAGCACCAGCTCTCCATCAGCGAGTCCACCTTCACGGGCCGCAAGGAGCTGGAGGGGCCCTCGGGCCTCATCGACTACGGGTCGCTCATCTACATCGCGCTGGAGCGCGCGAAGACGGCCCGCGAGGCCATCCAGGTGATGACGGACCTGGTCGCCGAGTACGGCTACGCCTCCACCGGCGAGACGTTCTCCATCGCCGACCCGAAGGAGGCGTGGATCCTTGAGATGATTGGCAAGGGCGAGGGGCAGAAGGGCGCGGTGTGGGTGGCCCGCAAGCTGCCGGACGGCTACATCTCCGCGCACGCCAACCAGTCGCGCATCCGCCAGTTCCCGCTCAACGACAGCAGCACCACGCTGTACGCGCCGGACGTCATCACCTTCGCGCGCGCGAAGGGCTGGTACACGGGCGCGGACAAGGACTTCAGCTTCGCGGACACGTACCACCCGCTGGACTTCGGCGGGCAGCGCTTCAGCGAGGCGCGCGTGTGGAGCATCTTCCGCCGCGCGGCCCCGTCCCTGAAGCTGGGCGTGGAGTACGCGGACGGCGCGGACACGACGAAGCGCCTGCCCCTGTGGGTGAAGCCGGACAAGAAGGTGTCCGTGCAGGACGCCATGGCGCTCATGCGCGACCACTTCGAGGGCACGCCGCTGGACATGTCCAAGGACGTGGGCGCGGGGCCCTACGCGGTGCCCTACCGCTGGCGCCCCATGACGTGGGACGTGGACGGCAAGAGCTACGTGCACGAGCGCGCCATCTCCACGCAGCAGACGGGCTTCTCCTTCGTCGCGCAGATGCGCGCGTCGCTGCCGGACGCCATCGGCGGGGTGCTGTGGTTCGGCGTGGATGACACCTTCACCACCGTCTACACGCCCATGTACGCGGGCATCCGGCAGGTGCCGAAGAACTTCGCCCAGGGCGTGGCCAGCCGCGGGGACTTCTCCTGGGACTCCTCCTTCTGGGTCTTCAACTGGGTGTCGAACCAGGCCTACGGGCGCTGGAGCGACATGATCGTCGACGTGCAGAAGGCGCAGGGGGACCTGGAGGGCCAGTTCCTGGCGGATCAGTCCAACGTGGAGAGCATCGCGCAGGTGCTCTACAAGCGGACGCCGGAGCAGGCCCGCCAGTACCTCACCGAGTACTCCATGCAGCAGGGCGACAAGGTCCACGCGCGCTGGCGCAAGCTGGGCGAGCAGATGCTCGTGAAGTACATCGACGGCAACGTGCGGGACGCCACGGGCAAGGTGGGCCACCCGCGCTACCCGGACGCGTGGTACCGCCGCATCGCGGCTGACAACGGCAAGATGCTGGAGTCGCACGAGAAGCCGGAGCCGAAGCCCGCCGCCGCGCCGGCCCAGCCCGTGCCCCCCACGCCGCCGGCGGCGCCCGTGCAGCCCGCGGCCCCGAAGCCGACGGTCGCTCCGGCGCCCTGA
- the acs gene encoding acetate--CoA ligase, translated as MANTHEIVSVLTESRVFPPPREFSERAHIRGMEDYQRLWDQAAKDPDRYWGDRAREELYWKEPFQTVLDWKPPHARWFVEGKTNLAYNCLDRHLPKLKDKPAILFEGEPGDRRSITYGALSQQVNRLANGLKSLGVKKGDRVGIYLPMVPEAAVAMLACARLGAVHSVVFGGFSAEALQDRMKDAGAKVLLTADGGWRKGAVVPLLKNVEAALPNAPSIEKVVVLTRTGDGKLPEGPKFVAWDALVKGQSDTCEPEWVESEHPLFILYTSGSTGKPKGVLHTTAGYALGASLTTRWVFDLRDEDVYWCTADVGWVTGHTYVVYGPLMNGVTTIIYEGAPTQPGPDRFWDIIARYKATILYTAPTAIRAFMRLGDAPVKKHDLTSLRLLGSVGEPINPEAWMWYRDVIGGGRCPVVDTWWQTETGGIMISPLPGATPTKPGSATLPLPGIHAEILDREGKRVPKGQGGLLFVTKPWPSMLRSVYGDPERYVNTYFSELPGMYFTGDGARTDADGYFWLMGRVDDVVNVAGHRLGTAEVESALVAHPKVSEAAVVGRPDDLKGTALVAFVTLKHGNAPSDALKKELAVHVGKEIGAIARPDEIRFAEGLPKTRSGKIMRRLLRDVAAGKQSTQDTTTLEDLNVLAALRQNDE; from the coding sequence ATGGCCAACACCCACGAAATCGTCTCGGTCCTGACCGAGTCCCGCGTCTTCCCCCCGCCCAGGGAGTTCTCCGAGCGGGCCCACATCCGCGGCATGGAGGACTACCAGCGGCTGTGGGACCAGGCCGCGAAGGATCCGGACAGGTACTGGGGGGACCGCGCCCGCGAGGAGCTCTACTGGAAGGAGCCCTTCCAGACGGTGCTGGACTGGAAGCCGCCCCACGCGCGCTGGTTCGTCGAGGGGAAGACAAACCTCGCCTACAACTGCCTGGACCGGCACCTGCCGAAGCTCAAGGACAAGCCCGCCATCCTCTTCGAGGGCGAGCCGGGCGACCGCCGCAGCATCACCTACGGAGCGCTGTCCCAGCAGGTGAACCGGCTGGCCAACGGCCTCAAGTCGCTGGGGGTGAAGAAGGGCGACCGCGTGGGCATCTACCTGCCCATGGTTCCGGAGGCGGCCGTCGCGATGCTCGCGTGCGCGCGGCTGGGCGCGGTGCACTCGGTGGTGTTCGGCGGCTTCTCCGCGGAGGCGCTCCAGGACCGCATGAAGGACGCGGGCGCGAAGGTGCTGCTCACCGCGGACGGCGGCTGGCGCAAGGGCGCGGTGGTGCCGCTGCTGAAGAACGTGGAGGCCGCGCTCCCCAACGCCCCCAGCATCGAGAAGGTCGTCGTCCTCACGCGCACCGGCGACGGCAAGCTGCCGGAAGGGCCGAAGTTCGTGGCGTGGGACGCGCTGGTGAAGGGCCAGTCCGACACCTGCGAGCCGGAGTGGGTGGAGAGCGAGCACCCGCTGTTCATCCTCTACACGTCCGGCTCCACCGGGAAGCCCAAGGGCGTGCTGCACACCACGGCCGGGTACGCGCTGGGCGCGTCGCTCACCACGCGCTGGGTGTTCGACCTGCGCGACGAGGACGTCTACTGGTGCACCGCGGACGTGGGCTGGGTGACGGGCCACACGTACGTCGTCTACGGCCCGCTGATGAACGGCGTCACCACCATCATCTACGAGGGTGCGCCGACGCAGCCGGGGCCGGACCGCTTCTGGGACATCATCGCGCGCTACAAGGCCACCATCCTCTACACCGCGCCCACCGCCATCCGCGCCTTCATGCGCCTGGGCGACGCGCCGGTGAAGAAGCACGACCTGACTTCGCTGCGCCTCCTGGGCAGCGTGGGCGAGCCCATCAACCCCGAGGCGTGGATGTGGTACCGCGACGTCATCGGCGGGGGGCGGTGCCCCGTGGTGGACACATGGTGGCAGACGGAGACGGGCGGCATCATGATCTCCCCGCTGCCCGGCGCGACGCCCACCAAGCCCGGCTCCGCCACCCTCCCGCTGCCCGGCATCCACGCGGAGATTCTGGACCGCGAAGGCAAGCGCGTGCCGAAGGGGCAGGGCGGGCTGCTCTTCGTGACGAAGCCCTGGCCGTCCATGCTGCGCAGCGTGTACGGGGATCCGGAGCGCTACGTGAACACGTACTTCAGCGAGCTGCCCGGCATGTACTTCACCGGCGACGGCGCGCGCACGGACGCGGACGGCTACTTCTGGCTGATGGGCCGCGTGGATGACGTGGTGAACGTCGCGGGCCACCGCCTGGGCACCGCGGAGGTGGAGAGCGCGCTCGTGGCGCACCCGAAGGTGTCCGAGGCCGCCGTCGTGGGCCGCCCGGACGACCTGAAGGGCACGGCGCTCGTGGCCTTCGTGACGCTCAAGCACGGGAACGCTCCCTCGGACGCGCTCAAGAAGGAGCTGGCGGTGCACGTGGGCAAGGAGATTGGCGCCATCGCGCGGCCGGATGAGATCCGCTTCGCGGAAGGGCTGCCCAAGACGCGCTCCGGGAAGATCATGCGCCGGCTGCTGCGCGACGTGGCCGCGGGCAAGCAGTCCACGCAGGACACCACCACGCTGGAGGACCTCAACGTCCTGGCCGCGCTGCGGCAGAACGACGAGTAG